TGGTGGTGTCCGATGGCGAGATTGTGGACGGGATAGCCGAATTGGCCCAACACACCGGCGTGTTTGCCGAACCGGCCGGTGCTGCCGTTCTTCCCGGACTTCGGAGTGCGCTTCAATCGGGGCTTATCGAACGCCGCGAGCGGATCGTTCTTCTTGTCACGGGCACGGGGCTGAAGGATGTGGCAAGCGCGGCTCGAGCAGTTGCCGAACCGTCGCCGATCAAACCGAAGCTGGCAGACGTTGCGCAGCGGTGGAGGGAGTTCGCGACCGGCTGACAGGATGTTCGCCCGGCCGCCGCTTGTCCGGCTGACTGTACCTGGCTCCACGGAATGAAGATCAGGATCGGGTCGTTTCGGGGAAGGTCCGCGCTGCTCGCGTTCGATCGATTCGACTAGCCGCCCTGATTCACACGTGCGACGGTGGCTGAATGGGCTCGATCTCTCCGCGGCTGAGACGATCCTGATACTCACGCCACGTCATGCTCGGGATCTCGGACTCCGCCGGTACCATTGCGATGCACTCATCCACCGGACAGACCAGCGAACACAGGTTACAACCTACGCATGTTTCCTGGCGGATCGTGTAGATGTTGACGTACCCGTCGCCGGCTCCAGCAATTACACGCTTTCCTCCGCTGATCTGAATGGCCGAATCGTGACCGTCACCGCGACCGTTTCCGATGTCCGCAGCGGTGAGTCGATCCGCGTATTCATCCTCGCCGAGACGACTGATGTCAATCGACTGGTGCGCTCCGTCCTCACAGGCGATGTAACACAGCCCGCAGTTAATACATTTCGTCTGATCTATTTCCGCTACGACCTTGTAGCCCAGATCAAGCTCGGCCCACTCTCCAATCGCCGGCACGGAGTGTCCGACAAAGTCGGACAGTCGCTCGAAGCCACGACCCTGCATCCACGATTGCAGTCCGGAGATGAAGTGCTCAACGATTCGGAAGCCGTAGTGCATCGCCGCGGTGCACACCTGAACATTGGAGGCGCCGAGCAGCATGAACTCCACCGCGTCCTGCCAGGCCTGAATGCCTCCGACTCCGGAAATCGGCAGACCGACCTGCGGATCCGCGGCGAGCTGATGCACCATGTTGAGCGCGATCGGCTTGACTGCCGGTCCACAGTATCCGCCATGTGAGCCGCGCCCGGCGACATGCGGTTTGGGCATCAGTGTCTCCAGGTCGACACCCATCACCGAATTGATTGTATTGATCAAACAGAGCGCGTCCGCCCCGCCCTGCTTGGCCGCTCGCCCGATGAAACGAATGTCCGCAATGTTCGGCGTCAGCTTGATGAGCACGGGTGTCCGCGCTATCTCCTTCACCCACGCGGTTACCATCTCGGTGTACTCCGGCACCTGGCCCACCGCCGATCCCATCCCTCGCTCGCTCATGCCGTGAGGGCATCCGAAGTTTAGTTCCAGACCGTCGCAGCCCGTGTCTTCCACCCTCTTCACGATATCGTGCCACGATTCGCGGTTCGTCTCCACCATCAAAGAAACCACGACGGCGTGATCGGGAAATTCCTGCTTGATCTCCGCTATCTCCCTGAGATTTTCTTCAAGCGTTCGATCTGTTATGAGCTCTATATTGTTGAAGCCCATCACCT
The Rhodothermales bacterium DNA segment above includes these coding regions:
- the preA gene encoding NAD-dependent dihydropyrimidine dehydrogenase subunit PreA, with translation MSKPDISANLAGITSPNPFWLASGPPTNSAYQVRRAFEAGWGGVVWKTISHEPIVNVYSRYGAVDYDGRKVMGFNNIELITDRTLEENLREIAEIKQEFPDHAVVVSLMVETNRESWHDIVKRVEDTGCDGLELNFGCPHGMSERGMGSAVGQVPEYTEMVTAWVKEIARTPVLIKLTPNIADIRFIGRAAKQGGADALCLINTINSVMGVDLETLMPKPHVAGRGSHGGYCGPAVKPIALNMVHQLAADPQVGLPISGVGGIQAWQDAVEFMLLGASNVQVCTAAMHYGFRIVEHFISGLQSWMQGRGFERLSDFVGHSVPAIGEWAELDLGYKVVAEIDQTKCINCGLCYIACEDGAHQSIDISRLGEDEYADRLTAADIGNGRGDGHDSAIQISGGKRVIAGAGDGYVNIYTIRQETCVGCNLCSLVCPVDECIAMVPAESEIPSMTWREYQDRLSRGEIEPIQPPSHV